The proteins below are encoded in one region of Mangifera indica cultivar Alphonso chromosome 7, CATAS_Mindica_2.1, whole genome shotgun sequence:
- the LOC123220074 gene encoding probable glycosyltransferase At5g03795 — MYFFIKRLLVLICNYFFFFLSMGYSSCSPSYPSQKHSFKVSLFLILLSLALACSRVILIYISKTSELLPIDQIEYRHNRESLIGHLPISTVIRQTIPVAVHTVSKNSLDSLETATLTEDNLQLGLKGNFVSDKEVYHNGDIFSEDYKKMNRSFKIHVYPHSQDDPFANILLPTQEEPTGNYASEHYFKNVLLKSHFITDDPSEADLFYMPFSIVKMRNDPRIGVAGIPYFVRDYVFNISQKYPYWNRTGGADHFYVCCHSIGKSAAEQAAPVKLNAIQVVCSANYFVSAYIPHKDASMPQIWNRQQEDPPILVSSGRNKLAFFAGRNNSPIRERVRQIWGNDTEIRAHFDWVSNIAEEQLGSKFCLHVKGFEVNTARASDALFYGCVPVIIANHYHLPFADIVNWKSFSVVLEDGDIPSLKKILKGISSEQYLMLQKNVLKVRKHFQWHTPPVDYDAFYTTMYQLWLRRNAIRISSVV, encoded by the exons AtgtatttctttataaaaaggCTACTGGTTTTAATCTGtaattactttttcttcttcctctcaatGGGTTATTCATCCTGTTCTCCCTCATATCCAAGCCAGAAGCATTCTTTTAAAGTGAGTTTGTTCCTCATTCTATTAAGTTTAGCTCTTGCTTGCTCACGTGTCATTCTCATCTACATATCCAAAACTTCAGAGCTGTTGCCAATTGATCAAATAGAATACAGGCATAATCGAGAATCTTTGATTGGACACTTACCTATTTCAACTGTTATCCGACAAACCATCCCAGTTGCAGTTCACACTGTCTCAAAAAACTCATTGGATTCATTAGAAACTGCTACATTGACAGAGGATAATCTTCAGTTGGGCTTAAAAG GGAATTTTGTAAGCGACAAAGAGGTTTACCACAATGGGGATATTTTTTCAGAAGACTATAAAAAAATGAACCGGAGCTTTAAGATACATGTATATCCTCACAGCCAAGATGATCCCTTTGCAAATATACTCTTGCCCACACAAGAAGAGCCTACTGGTAATTACGCGAGTGAGCATTATTTCAAGAATGTTTTGTTGAAAAGCCATTTCATTACAGACGACCCAAGCGAGGCAGATCTTTTCTATATGCCTTTCTCAATTGTAAAGATGCGGAATGACCCCAGGATCGGCGTAGCAGGTATACCATATTTTGTGAGAGATTACGTCTTCAACATCAGTCAAAAGTACCCTTATTGGAATCGGACAGGTGGGGCAGatcatttttatgtttgttgtcATTCCATTGGTAAGAGTGCTGCAGAACAAGCAGCTCCTGTGAAACTCAATGCCATTCAAGTAGTTTGCTCGGCAAACTACTTTGTATCAGCATACATTCCTCATAAGGATGCATCTATGCCACAAATTTGGAATAGACAGCAAGAAGATCCTCCAATCCTTGTTTCGTCAGGGAG GAACAAGCTTGCATTTTTTGCCGGAAGAAACAATTCTCCTATACGGGAAAGGGTTCGTCAAATATGGGGAAATGATACTGAGATTAGAGCACATTTTGACTGGGTTAGCAATATTGCTGAAGAGCAGCTTGGGAGCAAGTTCTGCCTCCATGTCAAAGGCTTTGAAGTAAACACAGCCCGCGCTTCTGATGCACTATTCTATGGCTGCGTTCCCGTGATCATCGCCAATCACTACCATCTCCCATTTGCAGACATTGTAAATTGGAAGAGCTTCTCAGTAGTCCTCGAAGATGGAGACATTCCATCGCTGAAAAAAATCCTGAAAGGTATAAGCTCTGAACAATATCTGATGTTACAAAAGAATGTGTTGAAGGTGCGCAAACATTTCCAATGGCATACTCCACCAGTTGATTATGATGCATTTTACACAACCATGTATCAATTGTGGCTCAGGAGAAATGCAATCAGGATTTCTTCTGTTGTGTAA
- the LOC123220238 gene encoding transcription repressor MYB5-like, whose protein sequence is MRNPSSAAKTPCCSKVGIKKGPWTPEEDEILSNYIKREGEGRWRTLPKRAGLLRCGKSCRLRWMNYLRPCVKRGRIAPDEEDLILRLHRLLGNRWSLIAGRIPGRTDNEIKNYWNTHLSKKLISQGIDPRTHKPLNPFPSSSDNIEDNNHLASTSNPNPNPDFNPGSLESETAATQSNENFVFNLHNHNQNKKVEDNEMVMDGFMMGLPTSHSSNINQENYVNEDTFSSFLDSLINDTVFMSLHQQQQPNPVHQLSSSHHGNIWEGEVLSAMPGLSEEERALGRHHHLA, encoded by the exons ATGAGAAACCCTTCTTCTGCTGCTAAAACCCCCTGTTGCAGCAAGGTGGGGATAAAAAAGGGCCCATGGACTCCGGAAGAAGATGAGATCTTATCCAATTATATCAAGAGAGAAGGTGAAGGCCGATGGCGCACGCTCCCAAAGCGTGCCGGTCTGCTCCGCTGCGGCAAGAGTTGCCGTCTCCGGTGGATGAATTATCTCAGACCCTGCGTTAAAAGAGGCCGCATAGCTCCTGATGAAGAAGACCTTATTCTTCGCCTCCATCGCTTGCTCGGAAACAG GTGGTCTTTGATAGCTGGAAGAATCCCAGGACGAACTGACAATGAGATCAAGAATTATTGGAATACCCATCTTAGCAAGAAGTTGATTAGTCAAGGAATAGATCCAAGAACCCACAAGCCATTAAACCCATTTCCTTCTTCCTCGGATAATATAGAAGATAATAATCATCTTGCATCAACttcaaaccctaaccctaatccTGATTTTAATCCTGGTTCTTTAGAAAGCGAAACAGCAGCTACTCAAAGCAATGAAAATTTCGTTTTCAATcttcataatcataatcaaaataagaaagTGGAGGATAACGAAATGGTGATGGATGGTTTCATGATGGGTTTACCAACTAGCCATTCTTCAAACATCAACCAGGAAAACTATGTTAACGAAGATACATTCTCTTCATTCCTCGATTCCCTAATTAATGACACAGTGTTTATGAGCCTTCACCAGCAGCAGCAGCCAAACCCAGTTCACCAACTCTCGAGTAGTCACCATGGTAACATTTGGGAAGGTGAAGTTTTATCAGCTATGCCTGGTTTAAGTGAGGAAGAAAGGGCCTTGGGTCGTCATCACCACCTTGCATGA